GAAGACAATGAAGTGAAGAATTTCGAAACTTCCGAGCCTTCAGTTATGGAGAACCTTGTATCAactgaaaatttctataaaCCAACAACGAAGGACATTCAGTCTACAACGACAAAGAATAAATACAAAAATCATAGAGATACTTATTCCGAGGTGCAAGATAAACTTCCTTTAAAGGATACTCTGAAACTGGAGTCTACACCTGTCAGGTTCTCCTTCAACCTGGAGAACCTTCAGAAAAATTCCTATACCACAGAGAAGACAACGACGATGAGGTATCCAGTGTACAGAGGCAACGGAGAGAAGAAATCAGGTATAGAAGTTGTGTACAGCACCAGTGTCACTGAAGAACCCTTCACGAAATCAGTTCCCAAAGAGATCATCGTCGATCTGGATCGATCGAAGGCTACTCAGAACGTATTGACCTCCAGCCAATGGCGTTACAACGCACCCCCGAGTACCTTGGAGCCAACTTTGCCTTCCAACGTCGAGAAGCTTCCATTTCTTCCGACCGTGAACGCGGAGCCTGAAGAGCCAATCGTGTCCTCTACTAAGAGATCAGAGATTCTTCCAAACGACCGAAGCACAGCAGAGCCTTTGATTATGCGGACCGAAGGGCCGACCACCCTTTACGTGACACCCATGTCAACGGAAACATCCCCAAAGGTGAAGTACAGCTCCACCTACTCGTTGAACTCTGCAGGATTTCGCACAGCTACGACTAGTTCGACGTCTATGAGGCCGGAGGTGATGGACCTGTTGGAATCGATCGGTCTCAGGCCGGATAACAATAGCAACGTGgaggatatttataaaaagaacaaGGACATGCTGGAGAGGAATCCTGAGTTGAACAACATCGTCCAGACGACGATTTCAGGTCTGAGTCCGGTCGGATCGGACACTCCGTCGATCCTCGATCAGAATACCTTCGAAAGTTCAGGGTCTGTGATTAAAAAGGGGATGGAGAACTTAACGCCGGAGGTGCGGTTGTTGTTCCAGAGGTTCGGTCTTCAGACGTCGAATCTGGACCAACCTAGCATTACTACTACCCAGAGGATCGCTGTTAATTCGAATTCTTACACGAATTTCAAGCCTCTGCCTACGTCCAGCGTGAAGGATCAGGAGATGAAGGAGTTCCTGGCCAAGTTTGGCCTGGGTGTCGAGAACAGAAGACAAAAGTCGATGGAGTCTGTGACTAAACCTCCATCTCTGATCGAAGCTGTGCCTGATAGCATGAGAAACGTTCTGGAGAACATGGGCTTGATTTCGAGTAGTCAGAAGAAAATGAGGAATCCTCAGAAAGTGGTTGAAGACATGGAATCGACGGAGACGTCTATGTACCATGTGTTCAAGCCTCACGAGGTGAAGGTGGGGGATGAAAATCAGAGAAGTAAGATCAATGAACTTTTAGATACCGTGAAATTGGTCCAGCAAGGAAAAGCTGACATTCAGAATGTAAGGAAGGTGGCTAATGATCTGATAGAGTCGACGAAGACCCTGAAGGAGGGACCTGACCCCCTGAAACTCGAAGAGATTATCAGAAACTACAGCAAGGAGTTGAGGAACGAGGTGAAGAGGCAAGAGGAACAGGAACAAGGAACCACCACTACGGAACCAACGACCGTTTCATCGATTACTACGACTGGtattaagaaatttatgatTTTCCTTTTGGGAGGCTCGGAATTCTGGGTGCGAAAGATCATTCAGGGACTAACGACACTTCGAAACACgctaattaatatatataataagatGAAACTTGGATCTGGTTAATTATTTCTGggattttctaatttcctctCTTTTTGTGATAATTTGTATATAAATGTCGGAGTTCTTCTGGGTCCTCTTAGATTTCTCtagtaaaagtaaaagaaagAGCGATCTTCCCTAAAAAGGACAATAGTCGGGGAAAGATCGATGAAAACTTCAGCTTTAAGGCGACTGAAGCGATGCCACGACTTTCTACTCGCTTGTTTAATATCATTTTCCTAATTGTGAGAAGCAGGCATTAATTACTATACCTCATTTCAAATCTGTAACTAATGTCTAAGGGAAAGTGGAGGAAATAATAGCATCATTAACTCAATTTACACTCATTCAATTATAAATCGAGTTCCTTATCGAACTTTCTTTAAAATCGAACACCTCTCACCTTTGTAAATAAACTCACGAAAGAATAGataatttcaagaaattcaTCACCGTCGATCATCACTCAATTTTCGAACGGAAGGTGTTAGAACGGTGTTTGAAAAGTAGTTTCACGAATGAAACTTGTCAACAGAATCGGCAGAGACCACCTTAACAGCGTCGACCAGCGGAGATTCCACGAAATCGGCGTCCGATCAGTCAGCCGCGGACTCGAGTACATCTGCTTCCGAGGATTCTTCATCGTCCACCATCTCGTCGTCCACCAGCAGCTCGAATCTAATGGCTCTGGAGGAATCCTTCGGTGGAACGACTCGCGAACCCGATCCCGCTCTTCCACCAAAACGAAAAACTGGTCTCTATTTCCTAGTGGACTGGAATACGTTCTTGGAAGTCGGCGAGGATGAGAAGGAGAAGATCAATCTGAGATTTCAACCGAAAGTTGGCGACAGAACGAGATTCTTACCCGTCACAGTGCCTTAAATTTAATTGCTAAGTGTCTGTTAATTACTAAAAAGGGTGTAGAAGGATAAAATggcgaaaattaaaaatttcatatcttACTCTGTCCAATgcagaattattaaaaatcacatAATACACTGAATCTATAggacttgcaaaaatttaaaatatttttcaaaaaataggtCGAAAATCTGCCctgttgaaaaatttgaaaaaaattaaaggtAATAATTATGCTAATATTtaatgtaaaagtaaaaatgtagTCAGCTTAAgggaatttttaaacatttgatCCTGCTACACCTTTTGTTGTTACACAAAATCACTCCTTTGCAGCAAACGGGTGCAACCTCAATGGAGGGGATGATTATCATAGAACCAAGAATCAAACATGTAAATAGAGATAGTAATATATTTTCTGTACATCGGTGTAATTATTACAGTAactgcaattttatattttctatattttacaaatatttcattatcaaTCCAAAAAATATTTGGCTGGTTTATACGATTCTCAGTTATTTATACGAGTTGTTTGTAGTTGTTTTGTACGAACGTTGACCGAATAAACGTTTTCTGGAAAGAAAACGAGCGGCTAACGTTGTTTGACCCAGATACTTGTGAAAGCGTGCAATTAATACGTGCATAAATGAAGCAGAAATATTGATCGACCGATAAATAATTCAAGAAATAAAATCCTTGGAAATGATTACGTACAGTTTGAGAACCACTGCGAGGTCGGatcaaaatattttgcatcGTTCGAACGAATGTCACGAACAGTATTTCAGAAATCTCGAGATTCCATACCGAGATCGAGATGTCTCCGTCAATTTCCCgaatttttctgtttctattTCTTCGATTAATCGTCACGAGGTCTTTGAACGTCGAGGAATCATCAAAAACAGCGGATCAATTACTCGAGGATAGTTTAAAACGATTTCCACGAGATTCTGTGGATGTTTCTCCGATTTGGATGGAATACGAATTTAACAGCGGGGTTGGAAACAGAGAAGGTATAAATCATAGACAGAATAATTAAACAGCTCTATTAtacttttctcaattttagAACTAATCGTGACAGACATATCCATTCAAGAATTCACGAATTTACCGAAAGGAGTGAATTGGCAGTTTTTCGAAATAAATGGCACCAGTTACTTGGCTTGCGCCAAAACATCCAGTCTCTCGTTATACAAGCTGGATTTGGATAACGTGAAAGTTATAAACAATGTCGATATTAACATCAGGGGAAATATATTGACgtttaaaatgattaatttgaattcatttaacgTGGTGGCCGTTTTGTGCGTGGAATCGTCGAATGGCACCTCGTTGCAATGGTACAGACTCGTTGACGAAGTTTCTTTTCAATTCTTCTGGTCCTGGCCGGTACAAAAACAGGTACAGGATATGGAGTTCGTTCAACAGGgagatgaaaataaattgttgcTTCTGGATGCTGAGGAAGTACTTTTCGGGCAAGAATATTCGTCTGTCGATGTCTATGGCTTCAGTATCGATTTTCCCAACTATGATTTCACCTTTTGGTAATTTTATTCCTCTATCAATTGCAATCTCTAATTGTgccttcaattaaaattaattgtttaatttaGGCTCTATCAAAGTACTTTAGTACCGAAAGCATTCGACATTCAAGTGTGCTCCATTTACGAAAGTATTTCCCTCGCTCTTCGAGGAGTGAACGACGTCCGTCTGTACGAATACAAGGCCACCACGGTGGAAAGTATCTTTCAGGGGTTGCAAACAATAAAATCTCACGATTTGAGTAACTTCGTTTGCTTCGACAGTGGGTACCTTCAGTTCTTGGCGATATCCGGACCGGAAGCTGGACTTTTCAATTGGATCGAGGGTGAATTCCGATATAACACCGACTCTGAATCTAATTTcggtaattttcaacccttcaaTTTTCTTGATTCGTGTGTTTAATTTCATTGTACTACATATACTGAAAATTGGTCACAGATATTTCAGAGATTTCTTGGGTTAAAAATATAAGATTGAATACGTACAGGGATGAAGCATTGTTGCTGCTTCAATTACAGAATAAAACAATGATAGCTTTAGCTTGGCAAGGTTTGAGCTTCGAAAGAATACAATTACCTAGCAATATCCTCGATCAATTCGATCTGTCGACGATTACACCTGTTCCAAAATTTGGATTTTTCGTGGGAGATCAGTTTGTGAGGTTTCATACCGAATTGAAGGAATTGAAGCATCCTGTTCAGTATACTACAGAGAAATTGCTTATCTTGCAACGTTTACTCAACGTGAGTCCCCtaattaaatcttaattaacagatctatcaaattttaacaatttaattttaattcaggaTACGTTGTACCATCAAGAGAAGATCCTGGACGAAACAGAGGCTCGTATAGAGAAAAGTTACTTGAAAAATCCAGTTACTGGATTTTGGAATCTCAGTTCAGTAAACGCGACTGATGCAAATATAAGTGACGATGTAAAATTTCATTCAGTCACCATAGGCTCTAAAAATTTAACAAGGGAGGAATTGGATTTCAATGTGAATGCATATACCGAAGAACTGAaaaatttagaagaaaaattgaacgaaATTGATTCGAATATAATGAATGCTGCAGGTTTAAATATAAAGGAGCTTCATTTCGATTCAGACGTCgaactgtttggaaatattaacATCACTGGTAGTTTGAATGTCGATGATTTATCTGTACAATTTATCAATGATATCAACGTGATGGATAGCTTTGAATCTTATAATGAAAATAAGATCTTCTCTTCAATCGAAGCTGACAATCTGACCATTCGTTCATTGAATGGTATTCCTGTTGATAAACTCCGTTTCTCTGATTCCACCTACAACTTCCATAACGTAAATTTCTCTAAAATAAACAGAGTACAGATAGATGGTCATCTTTTCTTCAGCACAATTAACGGCGTCGATTGGGAAACGTTGATGAAGAATATTGTATGGATTAATCAACCAGCTTCCATCCCTGGAAACACTGTCATCGAAGgggtaaaattattaataattgtaaaataaatattttatttttaattttgtgtaACAATTTCAGACACTGACAGCCGATTCTTTGGACTTGGATATCGTGAACGGTCTTCTATATCCTGATGATTATGTTTTAATCCATGGCGATAATTCAGTGAATGTAACTGGTATCAAATCATTCGATAAATTAATGTTACCTCGTCTGCAGGAGGTGAATACCTTGAACGGCATCGATTTCCAAGATTTCATCTTTCTGAACAGGGATAACGTTCTGAAAGAGGAAATTACTTTCGAGAACTTGTCGGTGGATGGACAGTTACAGGTACAACTTTTGAAGTTTCACAGATAAGTTTCTGAGAactaattgttaattaattacagaTAGATGGCGAAGTAAGTGGATTCGAGGGAAAaggtattaaattattaaacgaaACATCTGAAGCTTTCACTGATGTTACTTTCTTAAATTTGAACGTTTTGGGTAACGTCACTTTTGAGACATTATTTATGAACAAA
This Osmia lignaria lignaria isolate PbOS001 chromosome 9, iyOsmLign1, whole genome shotgun sequence DNA region includes the following protein-coding sequences:
- the LOC117600235 gene encoding uncharacterized protein LOC117600235 isoform X2, with protein sequence MLAVFCLLLLLALGHCQDNDLPSGYEIESSINRTIEEVERQVRENPKLPRLTRQEIVGILQNITSQDLNAYKDKEKLEKARRLYQRALMVVLPYNAEESPGNLNDLYTKPPMTQIIPDHLKSTNNIEDNEVKNFETSEPSVMENLVSTENFYKPTTKDIQSTTTKNKYKNHRDTYSEVQDKLPLKDTLKLESTPVRFSFNLENLQKNSYTTEKTTTMRYPVYRGNGEKKSGIEVVYSTSVTEEPFTKSVPKEIIVDLDRSKATQNVLTSSQWRYNAPPSTLEPTLPSNVEKLPFLPTVNAEPEEPIVSSTKRSEILPNDRSTAEPLIMRTEGPTTLYVTPMSTETSPKVKYSSTYSLNSAGFRTATTSSTSMRPEVMDLLESIGLRPDNNSNVEDIYKKNKDMLERNPELNNIVQTTISGLSPVGSDTPSILDQNTFESSGSVIKKGMENLTPEVRLLFQRFGLQTSNLDQPSITTTQRIAVNSNSYTNFKPLPTSSVKDQEMKEFLAKFGLGVENRRQKSMESVTKPPSLIEAVPDSMRNVLENMGLISSSQKKMRNPQKVVEDMESTETSMYHVFKPHEVKVGDENQRSKINELLDTVKLVQQGKADIQNVRKVANDLIESTKTLKEGPDPLKLEEIIRNYSKELRNEVKRQEEQEQGTTTTEPTTVSSITTTESAETTLTASTSGDSTKSASDQSAADSSTSASEDSSSSTISSSTSSSNLMALEESFGGTTREPDPALPPKRKTGLYFLVDWNTFLEVGEDEKEKINLRFQPKVGDRTRFLPVTVP
- the LOC117600235 gene encoding uncharacterized protein LOC117600235 isoform X1, which translates into the protein MFNCCEEIVVFKLAVFCLLLLLALGHCQDNDLPSGYEIESSINRTIEEVERQVRENPKLPRLTRQEIVGILQNITSQDLNAYKDKEKLEKARRLYQRALMVVLPYNAEESPGNLNDLYTKPPMTQIIPDHLKSTNNIEDNEVKNFETSEPSVMENLVSTENFYKPTTKDIQSTTTKNKYKNHRDTYSEVQDKLPLKDTLKLESTPVRFSFNLENLQKNSYTTEKTTTMRYPVYRGNGEKKSGIEVVYSTSVTEEPFTKSVPKEIIVDLDRSKATQNVLTSSQWRYNAPPSTLEPTLPSNVEKLPFLPTVNAEPEEPIVSSTKRSEILPNDRSTAEPLIMRTEGPTTLYVTPMSTETSPKVKYSSTYSLNSAGFRTATTSSTSMRPEVMDLLESIGLRPDNNSNVEDIYKKNKDMLERNPELNNIVQTTISGLSPVGSDTPSILDQNTFESSGSVIKKGMENLTPEVRLLFQRFGLQTSNLDQPSITTTQRIAVNSNSYTNFKPLPTSSVKDQEMKEFLAKFGLGVENRRQKSMESVTKPPSLIEAVPDSMRNVLENMGLISSSQKKMRNPQKVVEDMESTETSMYHVFKPHEVKVGDENQRSKINELLDTVKLVQQGKADIQNVRKVANDLIESTKTLKEGPDPLKLEEIIRNYSKELRNEVKRQEEQEQGTTTTEPTTVSSITTTESAETTLTASTSGDSTKSASDQSAADSSTSASEDSSSSTISSSTSSSNLMALEESFGGTTREPDPALPPKRKTGLYFLVDWNTFLEVGEDEKEKINLRFQPKVGDRTRFLPVTVP